A single region of the Desulfobacterales bacterium genome encodes:
- a CDS encoding flagellar FliJ family protein — protein sequence MERFRLEKVLTHRRTLETMARQELAAAQQLEQEILLEVDAARRRLAACDQEFERLKRAGLTSQELILHQEHLGRQAEHLAALQERRGLVRRDIDSRRDLLIAASMDKRLLEKFKEKKDRQFRRELLRKENNILDEIAIRQFHNSGR from the coding sequence ATGGAGAGATTCCGCCTCGAAAAGGTGCTGACCCACCGGCGTACCCTGGAGACCATGGCCCGGCAGGAACTGGCCGCGGCCCAGCAGCTGGAACAAGAGATCCTGTTGGAAGTTGACGCGGCCCGGAGGCGTCTGGCTGCCTGTGACCAGGAATTCGAGCGGTTAAAGCGGGCCGGCTTGACCTCCCAGGAGTTGATCCTCCATCAGGAGCACCTCGGCCGCCAGGCCGAACATCTGGCTGCACTGCAGGAACGCCGGGGACTGGTCCGCCGGGATATTGACTCGCGCCGGGACCTGCTGATCGCGGCCAGCATGGATAAACGCCTGCTGGAAAAATTTAAGGAAAAAAAGGACCGGCAGTTCCGCCGGGAATTGCTCCGCAAGGAAAACAACATCCTGGACGAGATCGCCATCCGGCAATTCCATAACAGCGGGCGGTGA